From one Nycticebus coucang isolate mNycCou1 chromosome 14, mNycCou1.pri, whole genome shotgun sequence genomic stretch:
- the LOC128565365 gene encoding E3 ubiquitin-protein ligase TRIM21-like — translation MATAMPLAMMWDEVTCPICLDPFVGPVSIECGHSFCRECISQFGKGGGSVCPVCRCHFLLRNLRPNHQVANMLENLRKMSQDTKEDTPGARCAVHREKLHLFCEEDGKLLCCVCAQSRKHRDHAMVPIDEAAQEYQEKLQVALEKLRKKQEIAEKLEMEVAMKRDDWKRKVQIQKSTIHDEFVKQKNFLVEEEQRQLQELEKDEREQLRLLGNKQAKLTQQSQALQKLISEVEHRSRSSALELLQEVKIVLKRSESWNLKDLDTVSPNLRSMCHVPGQKKMLRTYGVHITLDPNTANPWLILSENRKQVRLGNTQQKVSKNEERFDNYPMVLSAESFHSGKRYWEVDVTGKEAWDLGVCSDSAQRKGLFLLSSDSGFWTIGLWSKHRYEASTYPLTPLHLQVPPCRVGIFLDYEAGTVSFYNITDHGSLIFIFSGCAFTGPLRAFFSTGFNDNGGNAAPLTVCPVKIE, via the exons ATGGCCACAGCAATGCCCCTAGCAATGATGTGGGATGAGGTCACATGCCCCATCTGCCTAGATCCCTTTGTGGGTCCTGTGAGCATCGAATGCGGCCACAGCTTCTGCCGGGAATGCATCTCTCAATTTGGAAAAGGTGGGGGCAGTGTCTGTCCTGTGTGCCGGTGCCACTTTCTGCTCAGGAACCTCCGGCCCAATCATCAGGTAGCCAACATGCTGGAAAACcttagaaaaatgagccaggacACTAAGGAGGACACCCCAGGGGCACGGTGTGCAGTGCATAGAGAAAAGCTTCACCTGTTCTGTGAGGAAGATGGGAAGTTGCTTTGCTGTGTGTGTGCCCAATCTCGTAAACACCGTGACCACGCCATGGTTCCTATTGATGAGGCTGCTCAGGAATACCAG GAGAAGCTCCAGGTGGCAttggaaaaactgagaaaaaaacaagagatagCTGAGAAGTTGGAAATGGAGGTTGCGATGAAGAGAGATGACTGGAAG AGGAAGGTTCAGATACAGAAATCCACAATTCATGACGAGTTTGTGAAGCAGAAAAACTTCCTGGTTGAAGAGGAACAGAGACAGCTGCAGGAGCTGGAGAAGGATGAGAGGGAACAGCTGAGACTCCTGGGGAACAAACAGGCTAAGCTGACCCAGCAGAGTCAGGCCCTGCAGAAGCTGATCTCAGAGGTGGAGCACAGGAGCCGCAGCTCAGCACTGGAGCTGCTGCAG GAGGTGAAAATTGTCCTGAAAAG GAGTGAGTCCTGGAACCTGAAGGACCTGGATACTGTCTCCCCAAACCTGAGGAGTATGTGCCATGTGCCAGGGCAGAAGAAGATGCTGAGGACATATGGAG TGCACATCACTCTGGATCCAAACACAGCCAACCCGTGGCTCATCCTTTCTGAGAACCGGAAACAAGTGAGACTGGGAAACACTCAGCAGAAGGTGTCTAAGAATGAAGAGAGATTTGATAATTATCCCATGGTCCTGAGTGCCGAATCTTTCCACTCTGGAAAACGTTACTGGGAGGTAGATGTGACTGGAAAGGAGGCCTGGGACCTGGGGGTTTGTAGCGATTCGGCACAGAGGAAGGGGCTTTTTCTACTCAGCTCTGACAGTGGCTTCTGGACAATTGGGTTGTGGAGCAAACACAGATATGAGGCTAGCACGTACCCCTTGACGCCCCTCCACCTTCAGGTGCCTCCATGCCGAGTTGGGATTTTCCTAGACTATGAGGCCGGCACTGTCTCCTTCTACAACATCACTGACCATGGCTCCCTCATCTTCATCTTCTCTGGATGTGCCTTCACTGGACCTCTACGGGCCTTCTTCAGTACTGGTTTTAATGACAATGGAGGAAACGCAGCCCCTCTGACCGTCTGTCCAGTAAAGATTGAATAG